Proteins encoded within one genomic window of Actinoplanes octamycinicus:
- a CDS encoding FAD-binding protein → MSSPLEQVIVIRHRAPLIGGAVTETADVLVVGFGAAGACAAIEAADAGARVLVLDRFGGGGATAISGGVVYAGGGTRQQRAAGVRDTPGEMADYLREEVGDTVAAGTLRRFCEQSAGMLDWLAGLGVPFDARLCPYKTSYPTNRHYLYLSGSETAFGQSAARGHRVLARGTSGRLLHRRLAAAVRDRGVVVRTQTRAERLVTDADGRVTGVECRTLTGWARLGHRVLHRWSVKPGLYLPGLGRALHRPVAWLERRHGRPLRISAGSVILCAGGFVFDREMMREHAPDYRGGLRLGTRGDDGSGIRLGVAAGGATAHLDRVSVWRFLSPPSAMLDGLLVDRDGRRVGDPARYGAAVGEAILRSPGGQAWLLLDAATLARCRRQVWSQTLWFQRWQALWLLTFGHVTGRTLAAVARRAGVDPAGLIATAGPATGPPPYVLIDVSVRNRTAFPAPMLTLGGLRVDEETGQVLGVPGLYAAGRTAVGICSRSYVSGLSLADCVFAGRRAGRSAAAVPDRGGRHADRR, encoded by the coding sequence ATGTCATCGCCACTAGAACAGGTTATAGTTATTCGGCATCGAGCACCACTGATCGGAGGCGCGGTGACCGAGACAGCTGACGTCCTGGTGGTCGGCTTCGGCGCGGCCGGGGCGTGCGCCGCCATCGAGGCCGCCGACGCGGGCGCCCGGGTGCTGGTGCTCGACCGGTTCGGCGGGGGCGGGGCCACCGCGATCTCCGGCGGGGTGGTCTACGCCGGTGGCGGCACCCGGCAGCAACGGGCCGCCGGGGTGCGCGACACCCCCGGGGAGATGGCCGACTACCTGCGCGAGGAGGTCGGGGACACGGTCGCGGCCGGCACCCTGCGGCGGTTCTGCGAGCAGAGCGCCGGGATGCTCGACTGGCTGGCCGGGCTCGGGGTGCCGTTCGACGCGCGGTTGTGTCCGTACAAGACGTCGTACCCGACCAACCGGCACTACCTGTACCTCTCCGGGAGCGAGACGGCCTTCGGCCAGTCGGCGGCCCGGGGGCACCGGGTGCTGGCCCGCGGCACCTCCGGCCGGCTGCTCCACCGCCGGCTCGCCGCCGCGGTCCGCGACCGGGGCGTGGTGGTGCGCACCCAGACCCGGGCCGAGCGCCTGGTCACCGACGCGGACGGGCGGGTGACCGGGGTGGAGTGCCGGACCCTGACCGGGTGGGCGCGGCTCGGGCACCGGGTGCTGCACCGCTGGTCGGTGAAGCCGGGCCTCTACCTGCCCGGGCTGGGCCGCGCGCTGCACCGGCCGGTGGCCTGGCTGGAGAGACGCCACGGGCGCCCGCTGCGGATCTCGGCGGGCAGCGTGATCCTGTGCGCCGGCGGGTTCGTGTTCGACCGCGAGATGATGCGTGAGCACGCCCCGGACTACCGGGGTGGTTTGCGGCTCGGCACGCGCGGCGACGACGGCTCCGGGATCCGGCTCGGTGTGGCGGCCGGTGGCGCCACCGCGCACCTCGACCGGGTGAGCGTCTGGCGGTTCCTCAGCCCGCCCTCGGCCATGCTCGACGGGCTGCTGGTCGACCGGGACGGCAGGCGGGTCGGCGACCCGGCCCGCTACGGCGCGGCGGTCGGCGAGGCGATCCTGCGCTCGCCGGGCGGCCAGGCCTGGCTGCTGCTGGACGCCGCCACGCTGGCCCGCTGCCGCCGCCAGGTGTGGTCGCAGACGCTGTGGTTCCAGCGCTGGCAGGCGTTGTGGCTGCTCACCTTCGGGCACGTCACCGGCCGGACGCTGGCGGCGGTCGCCCGGCGGGCCGGCGTCGACCCGGCCGGGCTGATCGCCACCGCCGGGCCGGCCACGGGGCCCCCGCCGTACGTCCTGATCGATGTCTCGGTCCGGAACCGGACCGCCTTCCCGGCGCCGATGCTCACCCTCGGGGGTCTGCGGGTCGACGAGGAGACCGGGCAGGTGCTGGGCGTGCCCGGCCTCTACGCCGCCGGGCGCACCGCGGTGGGCATCTGTTCGCGCAGCTACGTGAGCGGGCTGTCGCTGGCCGACTGCGTCTTCGCCGGGCGCCGGGCCGGACGCAGCGCCGCCGCCGTCCCGGACCGGGGAGGCCGGCATGCTGACCGACGCTGA
- the kstD gene encoding 3-oxosteroid 1-dehydrogenase: protein MTFDLVVIGSGGAGLVAALTAAHHGLSAVVLEKAATYGGSTARSGGGLWVPGNEVLRRAGVTDSPEDARTYLAHVAGPEVPAARRDAFLAAGPEMLAFVRAHTPLDFAWVPGYPDYYPEAPGGRAGGRSIEPRPLDVRRVGADLGTLAPPYQKAPDGFVVTQVDYRWLALGTRHPRAVRTAAGLAARGLLARLSRRRKLTMGQALAAGLRAGLRAAGVEVLLGTPMTDLLIEDGRVAGVVSGRQSFRARRGVLLASGGFEHNEPMRRKYQDVGTEWTVGASGNTGDGIEAGERAGAALDLMDEAWWGPSIPLTGGPYFCLAERNEPGCLMVDSTGRRFVNEAAPYVDAVHAMLGPGVRLPAWLIADQTYRDRYLFAGRGPRAALPRRWFAAGIAHRVDTLDELAWRIDVPAEALRGTVRRFNEFAARGHDDDFGRGDSAYDRYYGDPRQRPNPCLGPLTHPPFYAFRMVPGDLGTKGGLRTDERARVLRPDGTAIPGLYAAGNASAALMGRSYAGAGATLGPALTFGYLAALDLATSA, encoded by the coding sequence ATGACATTCGACCTGGTGGTGATCGGTAGCGGCGGCGCCGGTCTGGTGGCGGCGCTGACCGCGGCACACCACGGGCTGAGCGCGGTCGTGCTGGAGAAGGCCGCGACGTACGGCGGCTCGACCGCCCGGTCCGGCGGCGGCCTGTGGGTGCCGGGCAACGAGGTGCTGCGCCGGGCCGGTGTGACCGACAGCCCCGAGGACGCCCGGACCTACCTGGCGCACGTCGCCGGGCCGGAGGTGCCGGCGGCACGACGGGACGCCTTCCTGGCCGCCGGGCCGGAGATGCTGGCGTTCGTCCGGGCGCACACCCCGCTCGACTTCGCCTGGGTGCCCGGCTATCCGGACTACTACCCCGAGGCGCCGGGCGGGCGCGCGGGCGGGCGCAGCATCGAGCCCCGGCCGCTGGATGTCCGGCGGGTCGGGGCGGACCTGGGGACGCTGGCTCCGCCGTACCAGAAAGCGCCTGATGGTTTCGTGGTCACCCAGGTCGACTATCGCTGGCTGGCGCTGGGCACCCGGCACCCGCGGGCGGTCCGCACCGCGGCCGGACTGGCCGCGCGGGGCCTGCTGGCGCGGCTGTCCCGGCGGCGGAAGCTGACCATGGGACAGGCGCTCGCCGCCGGGCTGCGGGCCGGGCTGCGCGCCGCCGGTGTCGAGGTGCTGCTCGGCACGCCGATGACCGACCTGCTGATCGAGGACGGCCGGGTGGCCGGGGTGGTGTCCGGCCGGCAGAGCTTCCGCGCCCGGCGGGGGGTGCTGCTGGCCAGCGGCGGATTCGAGCACAACGAGCCGATGCGCCGCAAGTATCAGGACGTCGGGACGGAGTGGACGGTCGGGGCGAGCGGCAACACCGGTGACGGCATCGAGGCCGGTGAGCGGGCCGGCGCCGCGCTCGACCTGATGGACGAGGCCTGGTGGGGGCCGTCGATCCCGCTCACCGGCGGGCCCTACTTCTGCCTCGCCGAGCGCAACGAGCCCGGCTGCCTGATGGTCGACAGCACCGGCCGGCGCTTCGTCAACGAGGCCGCGCCCTACGTCGACGCCGTGCACGCCATGCTCGGCCCGGGCGTGCGGCTGCCGGCCTGGCTGATCGCCGACCAGACCTACCGCGACCGCTACCTGTTCGCCGGGCGCGGGCCGCGCGCCGCGCTGCCGCGCCGGTGGTTCGCGGCCGGGATCGCGCACCGGGTGGACACGCTGGACGAGCTGGCCTGGCGGATCGACGTGCCGGCCGAGGCGCTGCGCGGCACGGTCCGGCGGTTCAACGAGTTCGCGGCGCGCGGCCACGACGACGACTTCGGGCGCGGCGACTCCGCCTACGACCGCTACTACGGCGACCCGCGGCAGCGCCCCAACCCGTGCCTGGGCCCGCTGACCCACCCGCCGTTCTACGCGTTCCGGATGGTGCCCGGCGACCTGGGCACCAAGGGCGGGCTGCGCACCGACGAGCGCGCCCGGGTGCTGCGCCCGGACGGCACCGCCATCCCCGGCCTCTACGCGGCCGGCAACGCGAGCGCCGCGCTGATGGGCCGCAGCTACGCCGGGGCCGGCGCGACGCTCGGACCGGCCCTGACCTTCGGCTACCTCGCCGCGCTCGACCTGGCGACCAGCGCGTAG
- a CDS encoding LIC_13387 family protein, with translation MSPRRRACAIGAWSLVVTGVVHAAAVAAGAGETDSPVERLADTHLVIAGLDRSLWQLFTGFSLAMALFIVGLGALNLLVLRRAPELFLDGRAVIVLNLGIVVPALALSVLFFPPPPIVLLGVGGVAFGYALVARSSAAR, from the coding sequence GTGAGCCCGCGCCGACGTGCCTGCGCCATCGGCGCCTGGTCGCTGGTCGTCACCGGCGTCGTCCATGCCGCCGCGGTGGCGGCGGGCGCCGGCGAAACTGATTCCCCGGTCGAGCGGCTGGCCGACACGCATCTGGTCATCGCCGGCCTGGATCGCTCCCTGTGGCAGCTCTTCACCGGGTTCAGCCTGGCGATGGCCCTGTTCATCGTGGGCCTGGGAGCGCTGAACCTGCTGGTGCTGCGCCGGGCGCCGGAGCTGTTCCTCGACGGCCGGGCCGTGATCGTGCTCAACCTCGGCATCGTGGTGCCGGCGCTCGCGCTGTCCGTCCTGTTCTTCCCGCCGCCGCCGATCGTGCTGCTCGGGGTCGGTGGCGTGGCCTTCGGCTACGCGCTGGTCGCCAGGTCGAGCGCGGCGAGGTAG
- a CDS encoding FAD-dependent monooxygenase, with the protein MDVEEQRTAVVAGGGIGGLATAVALTRAGWTVTVHERSATGKPIGAGLILWPNAVRALHALGLDEALRARAVALPGSGVRRPDGRWLSRTRSAEVIARHGCSQLAITRADLVEMLTSALPSGCLRLGSTVTSADPGGPDRQAVVACGDQRVSADLVVAADGVNSRLRRLLLPDQPPAEYRGYVGWRALVHAPAITVEAASETWGRAERFGVVPMGRGLVYLYATANTAAGRPLGDELSELRARFGQWHEPIPALLDVLAPGDLLQHDIVAVHPALRRLHHGRVALLGDAAHGMEPNLGQGAGLAIEDAVVLARALADGSSTADGLAGYDRARVARVARLARQSRLLGRLTQSPSAVVGALRDGVAGLIPDRFAVRGFDDAAGWRP; encoded by the coding sequence ATGGATGTAGAGGAACAGCGAACCGCCGTGGTGGCCGGCGGCGGGATCGGCGGGCTCGCCACCGCCGTCGCCCTGACCCGGGCGGGATGGACGGTGACGGTCCACGAGCGGTCCGCGACCGGGAAGCCGATCGGCGCGGGACTGATCCTGTGGCCGAACGCGGTCCGGGCCCTGCACGCCCTGGGCCTCGACGAGGCGCTGCGGGCCCGGGCGGTGGCGCTGCCCGGTTCGGGGGTGCGGCGGCCCGACGGGCGCTGGCTGTCGCGTACCAGAAGTGCTGAAGTGATCGCCCGGCACGGGTGCTCCCAGCTGGCGATCACGCGGGCCGACCTGGTGGAGATGCTCACCTCCGCGCTGCCGTCCGGCTGCCTGCGGCTGGGCTCGACGGTCACCTCCGCCGACCCCGGCGGCCCGGACCGGCAAGCCGTCGTCGCGTGCGGTGACCAGCGCGTCTCCGCCGATCTGGTGGTCGCGGCCGACGGCGTCAACTCCCGGCTGCGACGGCTGCTCCTGCCGGATCAGCCGCCGGCCGAGTACCGCGGCTATGTCGGCTGGCGGGCCTTGGTGCACGCCCCGGCGATCACCGTCGAGGCGGCCAGCGAGACCTGGGGCCGGGCCGAGCGGTTCGGCGTCGTCCCGATGGGCCGGGGCCTGGTCTATCTGTACGCCACCGCGAACACCGCCGCCGGCCGGCCGCTCGGCGACGAGCTGTCCGAGCTGCGCGCCCGGTTCGGGCAGTGGCACGAGCCGATCCCGGCGCTGCTCGACGTGCTCGCGCCCGGCGACCTGCTGCAGCACGACATCGTGGCGGTCCATCCGGCGCTGCGGCGGCTGCACCACGGCCGGGTGGCACTGCTCGGCGACGCCGCCCACGGCATGGAGCCCAACCTCGGCCAGGGCGCCGGCCTGGCCATCGAGGACGCCGTGGTGCTGGCCCGCGCGCTGGCCGACGGCTCCTCGACGGCCGACGGGCTCGCCGGTTACGACCGGGCCCGGGTCGCCCGCGTCGCCCGGCTCGCCCGGCAGTCGCGCCTGCTGGGCCGGCTCACGCAGAGCCCCTCCGCCGTCGTCGGCGCGCTGCGTGACGGTGTCGCCGGGCTGATCCCGGACCGCTTCGCGGTGCGCGGGTTCGACGACGCCGCGGGGTGGCGGCCGTGA
- a CDS encoding TetR/AcrR family transcriptional regulator, with the protein MISARHRLVADAALGVLAQHGSRGLTHRAVDTAAGLPPGSTSYYYRSRAALLSACVQRLVEEDHAELDGLAPRLAAADPATLARLLAEILHRWLTAGRQRQLARYELTLESVRRPEVAADLHRSGAGLRDRIAELLTGLGAADPPRQARWLVACVDGLLFDNIAGANATSRADPAELAAAARDLVDAVLPGRDTPSPTATSPTSASLSGQ; encoded by the coding sequence ATGATCTCCGCGCGGCACCGCCTCGTCGCCGACGCCGCCCTCGGCGTACTGGCCCAGCACGGCTCACGCGGCCTGACCCACCGGGCGGTGGACACCGCCGCCGGTCTGCCGCCCGGCTCGACGTCGTACTACTACCGGTCCCGCGCCGCGCTGCTCAGCGCCTGCGTCCAGCGCCTGGTGGAGGAGGACCACGCCGAGCTGGACGGGCTGGCGCCGAGGCTCGCCGCGGCGGACCCGGCCACGCTGGCCCGGCTGCTCGCCGAGATCCTGCACCGCTGGCTGACCGCCGGCCGGCAGCGGCAGCTGGCCCGCTACGAGCTGACCCTGGAGTCGGTGCGCCGGCCGGAGGTCGCCGCCGACCTGCACCGCTCCGGGGCCGGCCTGCGCGACCGGATCGCCGAGTTGCTCACCGGCCTCGGCGCCGCCGACCCGCCGCGCCAGGCCCGCTGGCTGGTCGCCTGCGTCGACGGCCTGCTGTTCGACAACATCGCCGGCGCCAACGCCACCAGCCGGGCCGACCCCGCCGAGCTCGCGGCCGCCGCACGCGACCTGGTCGACGCCGTCCTGCCCGGCCGCGACACTCCTTCCCCGACCGCCACCTCGCCGACCTCTGCCTCCCTGTCCGGCCAGTGA
- a CDS encoding LLM class F420-dependent oxidoreductase, with translation MKFGLYGLHRDRNVDPAVLARRARLAEEAGFESLWVGDHLALPAGEGNPPRLEAMVALTYLAAVTTRVRLGVGLIVLPQRQPVLLAKQLTSLDVLSGGRLTVAVGAGYVEPELNAMGVTLAERGARTYEYLAAMRALWEQAPSFEGRFVSFSGVVQHPSPVQRPHPPIVVGGHSAAAYRRAVRHGTGWYGWGLDVEQIVQARQALAEAARREQRPDGLGELEITLTPPEPPDLDTARRYADAGVDRLIVELEGIDDDKVDGVIAAVGETISSTAGPASRTPAG, from the coding sequence ATGAAGTTCGGGCTGTACGGGCTGCACCGTGACCGCAACGTCGACCCCGCGGTCCTCGCGCGGCGGGCCAGGCTGGCCGAGGAGGCGGGTTTCGAGTCGCTCTGGGTGGGCGATCACCTCGCGCTCCCGGCCGGCGAGGGGAACCCGCCCCGGCTGGAGGCCATGGTCGCGCTGACCTATCTGGCGGCGGTGACCACCCGGGTCCGGCTCGGGGTCGGCCTGATCGTGCTCCCGCAGCGCCAGCCGGTGCTGCTCGCCAAGCAGCTCACCTCGCTCGACGTGCTCTCCGGCGGCCGGCTGACCGTCGCGGTCGGGGCCGGCTACGTCGAGCCGGAGCTGAACGCGATGGGCGTGACGCTCGCCGAGCGCGGCGCCCGGACCTACGAATACCTGGCCGCGATGCGCGCGCTGTGGGAGCAGGCGCCGTCGTTCGAGGGGCGGTTCGTGTCGTTCTCCGGTGTCGTGCAGCATCCGTCGCCGGTCCAGCGGCCGCATCCGCCGATCGTGGTCGGCGGGCACTCCGCCGCCGCGTACCGCCGGGCGGTCCGGCACGGGACCGGCTGGTACGGCTGGGGCCTGGACGTCGAGCAGATCGTGCAGGCGCGGCAGGCGCTGGCCGAGGCCGCCCGCCGGGAGCAGCGGCCGGACGGCCTGGGCGAGCTGGAGATCACCCTGACCCCGCCGGAGCCGCCCGACCTGGACACCGCCCGGCGCTATGCCGATGCGGGGGTGGACCGGCTGATCGTCGAGCTGGAAGGCATCGACGACGACAAGGTGGACGGCGTGATCGCCGCCGTCGGCGAGACGATCAGCAGTACCGCTGGGCCCGCTTCTCGAACTCCTGCTGGGTGA
- a CDS encoding lipid-transfer protein codes for MISGTAAIAGIGATEFSKDSGRSELRLAVEAVRAALDDAGLRPSDVDGLTTFAMDDTAEIAVAREIGAGPLTFLSRIGYGGGAACAVVQQAVLAVTAGIAQTVVCYRALNERSGRRFGQATVPPGIDAGWHHPMGLATPAAQVAMVARRYMHDYGVTTDDFGSVTVAARRNAATNPAAWFFGRPITLDDHRASRWIAEPLRLLDCCQESDGAVALVVTSAERARDLRRPAALVCAAAQGSAADQFVMTSYYRDDLAALPEMGVVARQLWAQSGYTPADVRAAVLYDHFTPYVLMQLEELGFCGRGEARHVIAEERLPINPHGGQLGEAYIHGMNGIAEAVRQVRGTAVNQVPGDGPVLVTAGTGVPTSGLVLSPA; via the coding sequence GTGATCAGCGGGACGGCGGCGATCGCCGGGATCGGGGCGACCGAGTTCTCCAAGGACTCCGGGCGCAGCGAGCTGCGACTCGCGGTGGAGGCGGTGCGGGCCGCGCTCGACGACGCCGGGCTGCGGCCGTCCGACGTGGACGGGCTGACCACCTTCGCCATGGACGACACCGCGGAGATCGCGGTGGCCCGCGAGATCGGTGCGGGTCCGCTGACCTTCCTGAGCCGGATCGGGTACGGCGGAGGCGCCGCCTGCGCGGTCGTGCAACAGGCCGTGCTCGCCGTGACCGCCGGCATCGCCCAGACGGTGGTCTGCTACCGCGCGCTGAACGAGCGGTCCGGCCGCCGGTTCGGCCAGGCGACCGTGCCGCCCGGGATCGACGCGGGCTGGCATCACCCGATGGGGCTGGCCACGCCGGCCGCCCAGGTCGCGATGGTGGCCCGGCGCTACATGCACGACTACGGGGTGACCACCGACGACTTCGGCAGCGTCACCGTGGCGGCCCGGCGGAACGCGGCCACCAACCCGGCCGCCTGGTTCTTCGGTCGGCCGATCACGCTCGACGACCATCGCGCCTCGCGGTGGATCGCCGAGCCGCTGCGGCTGCTCGACTGCTGCCAGGAGAGCGACGGGGCGGTGGCGCTGGTGGTGACCTCCGCCGAGCGGGCCCGGGACCTGCGCCGGCCGGCGGCGCTGGTGTGCGCGGCCGCCCAGGGAAGTGCGGCCGACCAGTTCGTGATGACCAGCTACTACCGGGACGACCTGGCCGCGCTGCCGGAGATGGGGGTGGTGGCGCGGCAGCTGTGGGCGCAGTCCGGATACACGCCGGCGGACGTCCGGGCGGCGGTGCTCTACGACCACTTCACGCCGTACGTCCTGATGCAGTTGGAAGAACTCGGCTTCTGCGGACGGGGAGAGGCGCGGCACGTGATCGCCGAGGAGCGGCTGCCGATCAACCCGCACGGGGGACAGCTGGGGGAGGCCTACATCCACGGGATGAACGGGATCGCCGAGGCGGTGCGGCAGGTTCGCGGGACGGCGGTGAACCAGGTGCCGGGGGACGGGCCGGTGCTGGTCACGGCCGGCACCGGGGTGCCGACCAGCGGCCTGGTCCTGAGCCCGGCGTGA
- a CDS encoding acyl dehydratase translates to MPSWELVVTPTVIISSALATRDFQDVHHDRDAAVRRGSRDIFLNILTTTGLVQRYVTDWAGPEVVLRGIDIRLGTPCFAYDTLTFTGQSRGAEVAVAGRTAAGEHVAGIVRVAS, encoded by the coding sequence CTGCCGTCCTGGGAGCTGGTGGTGACCCCGACCGTGATCATCAGCAGCGCGCTGGCCACCCGGGACTTCCAGGACGTGCACCACGACCGGGACGCGGCGGTGCGGCGCGGCAGCCGGGACATCTTCCTCAACATCCTGACCACCACCGGGCTGGTGCAGCGGTATGTGACCGACTGGGCCGGGCCCGAGGTGGTGCTGCGCGGGATCGATATCCGCCTCGGGACACCCTGTTTCGCGTACGACACGCTCACCTTCACCGGCCAGTCGCGAGGCGCCGAGGTGGCGGTGGCCGGGCGCACGGCGGCCGGGGAGCATGTCGCCGGGATCGTCCGGGTGGCGTCGTGA
- a CDS encoding acyl-CoA dehydrogenase family protein: MFIELTEEQLALRARLRSYLHGVVDEADRAAMLRQRHGVVFRALVRRLGRDGWLGLGFPRRFGGGGLGPVEQQIFVTEAARADVPLPAVTLQTVAPTLLAHGTREQQEFFLPRILAGEIHFAIGYTEPEAGTDLAALRTRAVRDGDEYVVNGQKMFTTGAHDADYLWLACRTDPDAPRHRGLSILIVDTRDPGYSWTPIITWDGAHHVNTVYLSDVRVPANRLVGVENGGWRLLTAQLNHERVMLGPAGRFGAFLDRVRGWAAGHDAPDVRRALARAEACRRVNELLNWQVTGGEPNPADASATKVFASERLLRIGQELEEVVWRHGDPADPATAELLTWLDVQARRNLVLTFGGGVNEIQRELIASAGLGLPRVPR; this comes from the coding sequence ATGTTCATCGAGCTGACTGAGGAACAACTGGCGTTGCGGGCGCGGCTCCGTTCGTACCTCCACGGGGTTGTCGACGAAGCGGACCGGGCAGCGATGCTGCGACAGCGGCACGGCGTGGTCTTCCGCGCGCTGGTGCGCCGGCTGGGGCGGGACGGGTGGCTCGGGCTCGGCTTTCCGCGGCGGTTCGGCGGTGGCGGGCTCGGGCCGGTCGAGCAGCAGATCTTCGTGACCGAGGCGGCGCGCGCCGACGTGCCGCTGCCCGCGGTGACGCTGCAGACGGTGGCCCCGACGCTGCTCGCCCACGGCACCCGGGAGCAGCAGGAGTTCTTCCTGCCGCGGATTCTGGCCGGGGAGATCCACTTCGCGATCGGGTACACCGAGCCGGAGGCCGGCACCGACCTCGCCGCGCTGAGGACGCGGGCGGTGCGGGACGGCGACGAGTACGTGGTGAACGGGCAGAAGATGTTCACCACCGGCGCGCACGACGCCGACTACCTGTGGCTGGCCTGCCGCACCGACCCGGACGCGCCGCGGCACCGAGGACTGTCGATCCTGATCGTCGACACCCGCGATCCAGGTTACTCGTGGACGCCGATCATCACCTGGGACGGCGCGCACCACGTCAACACGGTCTATCTCAGCGACGTGCGGGTGCCGGCGAACCGCCTGGTGGGCGTGGAGAACGGCGGCTGGCGGCTGCTGACCGCGCAACTGAACCACGAGCGGGTGATGCTCGGACCGGCCGGGCGGTTCGGCGCGTTCCTCGACCGGGTCCGCGGCTGGGCCGCCGGCCACGACGCGCCGGACGTGCGGCGCGCCCTGGCCCGCGCCGAGGCCTGCCGCCGGGTGAACGAGCTGCTCAACTGGCAGGTGACCGGCGGCGAGCCGAACCCGGCCGACGCCTCCGCCACCAAGGTCTTCGCCTCCGAACGGCTGCTGCGGATCGGGCAGGAGCTGGAAGAGGTGGTCTGGCGGCACGGCGATCCGGCCGACCCGGCCACCGCCGAGCTGCTCACCTGGCTGGACGTGCAGGCCCGGCGCAACCTGGTGCTGACCTTCGGCGGCGGGGTCAACGAGATCCAGCGGGAACTGATCGCGTCGGCGGGCCTCGGCCTGCCCCGGGTGCCCAGGTAG
- a CDS encoding acyl-CoA dehydrogenase family protein, with product MGPDFALDDTQEAIVRLAGEVLGDHDGSPRGLWKSLGQAGLLGLAVPVECGGAGLGAVATGLLLTEIGRHAAGVPAWSTLSLGVLPVVRWGSPGQQRDLLPAVLDGRVLTAALAGQITAGRGGRLTGTCRDVPDADQAYRVLVQAGETVALVDPAAPGVTIRPTPGGFALRLRDVAAEPLGDGKGDLHRYAVAGACALGDGALAGALRMTAGHVRDRHQFGRPLATFQAVAQQIADVYIAARTMHLAALAASWSAAKDDGDDADLWTAAYWLCSEALPALRTCHHLHGGLGLAADYPLHRHTALVRDLVRHLGGAEHCLDRLGADDVHRAD from the coding sequence ATGGGCCCGGACTTCGCGCTCGACGACACCCAGGAGGCGATCGTCCGCCTCGCCGGGGAGGTGCTCGGCGATCACGACGGCTCACCGCGGGGGCTGTGGAAGTCGCTGGGGCAGGCCGGGCTGCTCGGCCTCGCGGTGCCGGTCGAGTGCGGCGGGGCCGGGCTCGGCGCGGTGGCGACCGGTCTGCTGCTGACCGAGATCGGCCGGCACGCCGCGGGGGTGCCGGCCTGGTCCACGTTGTCGCTCGGGGTGCTGCCGGTGGTCCGCTGGGGCAGCCCCGGCCAGCAGCGCGACCTGCTTCCGGCGGTGCTAGACGGCCGGGTGCTGACCGCCGCCCTCGCCGGGCAGATCACCGCCGGCCGGGGCGGCCGGCTGACCGGGACGTGCCGGGACGTCCCGGACGCCGATCAGGCGTACCGCGTCCTGGTGCAGGCGGGCGAGACGGTCGCGCTGGTGGACCCGGCCGCCCCCGGCGTCACGATCCGGCCCACGCCGGGTGGGTTCGCGCTGCGCCTGCGGGACGTCGCCGCGGAGCCGCTGGGCGACGGCAAGGGCGATCTCCACCGGTACGCGGTGGCCGGCGCCTGTGCGCTCGGCGACGGCGCGCTGGCCGGGGCGCTGCGGATGACCGCCGGCCACGTCCGGGACCGGCACCAGTTCGGCCGGCCGCTCGCCACCTTCCAGGCGGTCGCCCAGCAGATCGCCGACGTCTACATCGCCGCCCGCACGATGCACCTCGCCGCGCTCGCCGCGAGCTGGAGCGCGGCGAAGGACGACGGTGACGACGCTGACCTGTGGACCGCCGCCTACTGGCTGTGCAGCGAGGCGCTGCCCGCCCTGCGCACCTGCCACCACCTGCACGGCGGGCTCGGGCTGGCCGCCGACTACCCGTTGCACCGGCACACCGCCCTGGTCCGCGACCTGGTCCGGCACCTCGGCGGCGCGGAGCACTGCCTCGACCGGCTGGGAGCCGACGATGTTCATCGAGCTGACTGA
- the kstR gene encoding cholesterol catabolism transcriptional regulator KstR: MAAPRTNTSIGAVRSTLDAEQGSAAQRDRRRRILEATLQLASKGGYDAVQMRTVAERAEVALGTLYRYFPSKIHLLVSALAAELEKTREKLERKPIPGDTPHERMQFVLSRVTRAMQREPQLTEAMTRAFMFADPSASAEVNAVARLMEDMFTRAMHDGEPTADDRAIARVIGDVWLSNLVAWVTRRASANDVINHLELASRLLLR; the protein is encoded by the coding sequence ATGGCAGCACCGAGAACGAATACCAGTATTGGCGCGGTTCGCAGCACGCTCGACGCCGAGCAGGGCTCCGCCGCGCAGCGCGACCGGCGCCGCCGGATCCTCGAGGCCACCCTGCAACTGGCATCCAAGGGCGGCTATGACGCGGTGCAGATGCGCACCGTCGCGGAGCGCGCCGAGGTCGCCCTCGGGACGCTCTACCGCTACTTCCCGTCGAAGATCCACTTGCTGGTCTCGGCGCTGGCCGCCGAGCTGGAGAAGACCCGGGAGAAGTTGGAGCGCAAGCCGATCCCCGGCGACACCCCGCACGAGCGGATGCAGTTCGTGCTCAGCCGGGTGACCCGGGCGATGCAGCGCGAACCGCAGCTGACCGAGGCGATGACCCGGGCCTTCATGTTCGCCGATCCGTCCGCGAGCGCCGAGGTCAACGCGGTCGCGCGACTGATGGAGGACATGTTCACCCGGGCCATGCACGACGGCGAGCCGACCGCCGACGACCGGGCCATCGCGCGGGTGATCGGCGACGTGTGGCTGTCCAACCTGGTCGCCTGGGTGACCCGCCGCGCCTCGGCGAACGACGTGATCAACCACCTGGAGCTGGCGAGCCGCCTGCTGCTGCGCTGA